GCGATGCTTGTAGGGTTGGGTTCGGAGGTGGGCGGGGTTTCCTCTGGGTTCTGTATGGTCTCACTACCACCTAAATATAACCATCACGGCTGGATCATTATAGTGGATATAGTGAAGAATAACATCAACATCTAGTCCTTAGATACTACTGTAGAAACTTCTAGATCTAAATGGATCGGATGAGTGTCAGCAATATGGTGAAAAGATGAAGAGGACGAATGAAATAATGAAGAAGATTAATAAGAAAGAAGTCTCACCTGGCTGTTCTGTCTCTGAAGGGGGAGGGTCTATGGGTGGACCAGAGGGGCAGATAGGCTCAGAGATCTCAGCCCCGGATGTCTGCCATGGCGAAGTCCAATCTGGTAGCACCAGGGGTGGGACACGGGATGGCCCCGTGTCACCTGTGTCCACCTGGTCGAACTCCACCTTTGACAGTAGCATCCCCGTGGTAGCCATGGAGACAGACAGCTGTGAGTTGCTGGGCGCGAGAGAGGCTGTCGCTACCCCCGCCCCTTCAGGTGTGACATCATCAAAGGGCTCGAAGATGAGAGGGAGGTCCTCCGATGACATCGTGCCCTCTGTGGACGCGTCCTGCATGGGAGGGGCACTGGCATCGACGGCTGGtagttaaatacacacacacacacaccgacagatgTTGGGTCTGGACTCACTGATGGTCCATAGGCAATTCGTATTGGCTCGTATTGGCTCTATTGACTGCTAGATATCAACCTGTGACTAGAAACATGATGGTATGTACTGGTGAAGAGAGAGGAGTTTTAGACCCACAGCTCTGCTTCCAGTTCTCAACTACATTCTAACTGCTCTGCTCACAAATAAAAAAGGTATAAATCCCATATCACATAACATAACCATGGAAGGAATCCACCATATGGTGCAGCTTTCTGGGACAGGTTATTCTTGTAATTGATGAAGATTCAatcaaaatgtttatttctgcatctctttcagtcatgtagatgttttttttttttgccatgtTGAAAAGGGTGTTCCAAAAAGAAAATCCTTCCTTCTACATACTACTCATCAAGGTAGCTTGGTTTCCCTTGTAGGGAAGCTTCATGTCCCCAAAGAGaagctggaacacacacacacaaatatacgcACATACGTATATGTACATACACGCACACGTCCCAGAGGGACGCTAACAGGCTGCCTGTAGCGCTAACAGACAATCCTTAGAGGGACGCCAGACAGGCAGGAACAGTCAGGAACACATATTGGCTGAGACAGACTCCTCTATTCTACTGCATCACACAGTAATAAACTGCCTGGCTGGCCATGCTAGTGCCTAGGTCTTTAATGTTCCTctctgatggagggagggagatagagataaAGGGTGAGTGAATTCCCCAGACTTGTATAACAGTCCCTGTCATTGCTGTCTCCTGGCAGTCATGTGAGGTTTATTTCCACCGTCAGAAATAGAAAGTAATTAGACTGCTTCCCTGGAACCCTGCCTGCTAAGGTTCAAAGTGAAGCGTGGAAAACCaagcatccccccccccccccgatcatcAAAGGAGATCTCTGCAGCTAGACGTGTCACTTTCATTTCCCTTCCCTTTTTAATGAAACCTATTGAAACCCAGCGAAAGGCAAACAGGCAACCCGTGTAATGGAATTCTATGGTGTGACACAACAACAGCTAGAGCAGCACCTTACCTTGTTGTGTGGCAGAgtaagtgtgttggtgtgtgcatGTGCAAAAACTCAACATAGAATGTGGCCCTCAAGTGCATCTGTAGAGTAGACTCACTCCAGGTGGCTGAGTTCCCAGTGGCTGTCTCTAACATATCCAGTATGTACTCATTGGACCATAGCATACTGCATACTCACCCCCATTTTGCTGTAGTGGTTCAGTCCAGAGGCTGTCAGGGTCATCCTGTCTGGAGGATCCTGTCAGGGCTGGTCCAAGGTCGGGCAGGAGGGGGTCTGGGAGAGCAAACGCTGTCTCTCCATCTTGGGGGTGTGGAGATGCAGGGCCAGCGGCCTCCAGACCACTAGGGGGCAGTGATGAATCGTCTCTGCTGGATCTCCATACTGACGGAGGGATGGAGGTCAATGGGGAGTTTGTAAGGATACTATGGGGAGATGAGGAGCTCGGTCTGGTCGTCTCTGTCTCCTGCCCCAGAAGAGGAGCTCCGAGGTCGGGAAAGCTCTCTCTGAGTTCCCCTTCCTTTCCTCCATGGAGATCTGGCCTCTCTTCCAGGATGAGgtctcttctctccccagcaAGGTGCGtccctgtctggctgtctggttctggggctctggtTGCTGTGGAAGCACCATGTAGAGCAGCTCTGGGTGTTTTCATGGCCACCGTCATCCCTTGCCTCTCTCCTAGGGAAGCTATCATGGCCCCAGTGGTGACAGTAGGTACATCCTCCATAGGATCCTCTTCGGGCCCTACTTTCATCTCTTTGTCTGTGTAGAGTTCTGGAGCTTCTACAGGCAGTCTGTGAGTCTCCTTCCCCTCAGAGAAGCTCTCAGAGGCAGCCCctgtctctgcctccctcccctgGCTCTTAGCCCTTCCCGGTTCAGATATACCCTCATGACTGTCCACGTTTCGTGCCTGCGTCACCGGCTCTATCCCCCCTGGTTTGCGTCCCATCACATCAGGGCCAGTGCCTCCCCCTGCTCCAATATTCTCTGATAGGTCAGTCCAGCTGCCAGTCATATGTTCTGCCATCCCATAGGACAGTCTGCCGGGATCAGAGGGCCCAGATTGGACACTTGTTGATGTCACACTGACAGGTGTTGCTGGTGTTACACAGGGCTCTCCCTCCATTGGCTCCCCAGCTTGTCCATCACAGCCACTGTCCTGTGAGGCGAGTGCGCAGTCGTGGAGGGGCGGGACTGGGGTGCTGTAGACGCAGAGACAGACCCCTACCAATAGGAGGTGATGGAGAGTTGCAGGGAAGAGCATCTTTCCCATCTCTCACCACAAAGTAAACATGGAGACGTAGAGAAGCGTCGCAGTGGCTAGAAGGGGGTGGTCAGATGACGGGGGCAGGTATGGAGATGGTATGGCGATTCAGCTGAGGAAAGAATTTCACCACTTATTTATTGCTGAACTCTAACCTAAGATAACTGAGGCTGAGGATTATATTAGCTTTTGTGTAAGCCTTTCCTTTGATGTTGCAGTCTGGCAGTTTCGTGGAAAATGTGGACTTTTGAGCCCTCTCTCTGGTTGTTTTACTTCTACTCCattcctctccacacacacacacacacaccagtgttaaTTTTGTGACTATTTTTTATACAGTATTACATTTAGTCTAGTCTTAGTCATTTTGATTAAAATATCATTAAGTCTTAATCACattttgtcatttgaataatgATTTAGTCTAGTTATTGTCAAAATGACTACAACAGTGGGCCAATCCAGTCAACTAAATGCCCTTTCATTGTAGTCACATCACATTTGTATTGCGTCATTAACcctgcaggggtattcaactcttaccctacgaggtccagagcctgcCGGATAATTAATTGCGCCCACctagtgtcccaggtctaaatcattcCCTGATTAGATGGGAATAATTTAAAAAGTTGAGTTTGAGGGATAAAGTACCAAAATGTGCACAAAAATACATAGCCTTGTCCTACCAACATATTTTTCTGAATAACATCCTATTCTCTTCTCAACAGCAGAAAAAtgacaaacatacagtatataagaatatgtAAGAATTATCTGTCCATGTAAATTCTCaagcacagagacagagagagagagagagagagcgagagagagagagagagagtgtgtgtgtattggcaaAGTAGTATGGGTTGCACATCAGTCACTCGGTCGCGTCATTGCCATTGTCATCCACGTTTCACTGACACCGCAGCCACATTGGTGTCCAACACTAGAACGGGGGCTAATGACTTTAAATGGGAGCTAATGACTGTTTCGCCCAGTGATGTGGGCGAGTCACTAAATTTTGAGTCCGAATCGAGTCCCCTGTGCGCGAGTCCATGTCCGAGTCACCAATGGTCGAGTCACGAGTCGGGTCACGAGTCCCTATAGCTAAAGTCTGAGTTCCTATGTGTACAGTAGTCCTGATCCAAGTGCTCAAGTCTGAGTCACTTGGTCCCCATTAACGTAAAATACATTTTGGTTAGTTCTACAAaacatatttctatctgaacattccAAAACGTTAAGTCCTGCTGAATGCGCCCTAGGTtgttagctatagctagctaatgaggtaaaATGACTGAACAAGATGTAGCCTAAACAAATGGTTAATGGTCCGGACCGCAAGTAGCCTAGTTTTAGAATTGGCCTGCAATATGCTTTATGAATGTAAAATGTGGCATACCAATACAcgatagaaagaaaaaaaaacgtaGCGCCTGGCAATGAAATGCAGTGGAGAAAGTGAGAGGGTTGAACAAGATTACAAATCCAAAGACAGCCTTCTTTTCTATACTCAATGGAGAGAAAAACATAGCTACACTGTTGTTTTACTATTAAACTCAATGCTGCTATTGCTTTTAATTTCGTAAAGCAGCTTGTGTTTCTTAaccaggcaaagggtagctaacgAGAAGGCTGGTGAGTGACTGGTTAGCTATGTGGAAGCAAGAGGGTAATTTGCGCGATGTGTATAATCGAAGGtggagcctgtctgtctgcccacaCTCATCGCTTGCTCCCCcgcagctcaccagctgatgtggGCTGTGTGTGCCGGGTATGGTGCATCCTTCCCACTGCTGAACAGAACTGCGCTGTGCATCTGTGCTGCTAATATTACATATGTTATCACTGAAAAGCTCTCAATGTCTCCAAAAACTCTTGTCCAGTCCACTTAGTAGTCAGGTCACAGAGATAATTTTGTATCGTCTCGTTTTAGTCTACTGAAATTAAAAATGTTTAGTTATAGTTTTTTCTGGGTCTATTTAGTCAGTTATAGTCTCGTcaattgccactgaaaaacaaGTGTTTGACAAAtatttgtgttactatttttgtTGACGAAattaacactgacacacactcacacacacacacacacacagtcagtacaACCTGACACAGCAAACCCTTGCATTGTACTTTTAACATAACTATAAATAGCAGGTTATCTCCAGAATGACTCAGTCCTGTTCAGTTGGACTCTGCAGGTTAATATTTTTAGATAGATAATAACACGTTTCAGTTAGTGCACTTTCATATAAAATGTACCATACAAATAGATAATACCATTATAATAACAGAAAGAACACATTCAAATATCAAGTGAGGAAGAGACTAGGACACTGCACAAATACTTTGGTAATCTGCAAGGGGCATTCTTCTTGGCAAATGGAGTTGACTTGTAAACAGAGAATTCTGTTCCCATTGGGTTGCCTGGAAGACACCCTGCTTCCCTCAGGTTCCCTGTGTTGCTGCAGTGTGtcagcagcctggtctcatagactagacgtaacaaagtaaatgtaaatccggttCAGTCAAATtactatgatatgttacgtttggtatggttacataagacaaaaagttacttaaggcaaaaactaaaGAAAGGTGGTTGGTCGGAGTGGGCGTGGGTTTATAATCCAAAAGTCTAGCAACAAAAAGGTTGTGTGTCAAATCTCATCACTGCCAACTTCAGCATTTTAGACAATTAGCACATTTCCAacaacttactactttttagctactttgcaactacttagcatgttagctaacctttcccctgaccttaacccttttagctaacccttcccctaaccctaaccctaaccttaataaccctttaacctaactcctaaccctaagtttaacactaacccttaaccccaacccctagtctagctaatgttagccacctagaaTATtcctaacatatcatacgaattgtaatttgtaacatatactAAATGGATTATAGCCATCcaaaaatgaatacataccatacaaaacataacatatcatactaaatggagagtTCTGATTTACGTACACAATAATACAAAAGGCTCTGAGAGCAGGTTGGTGTCAGACGTCAGACAGGCGTTTCACAGACATCAACGTCAAAccctgacacacatacacacacacacatacacacacatttgatATTTTAGTAACATGTgtgcttatccagagcgacttccaGTTAGTgcattgtacacacacacacacacacacacacacacacacacacacacacacacacacacacacacacacacacacacacacacacacacacacacacacacacacacacacacacacacacacacacacacacacacacacaaacgcacctTCTTACTCTAACAAACACTACCGACCCCAGCTGACCATCACTAATCAATGTACTCAACAAGAGTCAAGAGAGCCGCCTGCTGCTTGACACCCACAATACCAGTTATGAACCAATTCTGAGGATTAAAATAGACCTCCATCCGGTAAACAAACATCATCATCCAGACCCACACCACGCCACGCCACTGCGGCGCAGGCATAAACCGCTTTAGTGTACAGATTCATGGCCAAGAGATCTAAGTAGCCTAGTCTTCTAGTGCATTAAAATCCGTGTATTCATATGTGCGTGTGTGACTATGCCACATAGGCTACAGTAGAGACGGTGCTTCTCATCTTAGAAGCCTGTCATGAACCATATTGTTCTATCAATAGATCATGTTTTACATTTCAAACAAATCGAAACAAATGGGTTATGTTAGATGAAAAGTCATTAAAAAAAGATGCACTGTATAATGCATTGTCCTTACCTGCCGGAGTCGTAGACGGGAATGATGTTCACCTCATTGCACAGGGCGGTATTTATTTCTCCCCAGCCTTTCCTTTAAACAACGGGTTGTATATTACAACTGAACCAA
This region of Salvelinus alpinus chromosome 8, SLU_Salpinus.1, whole genome shotgun sequence genomic DNA includes:
- the LOC139582673 gene encoding armadillo-like helical domain-containing protein 4 — translated: MGKMLFPATLHHLLLVGVCLCVYSTPVPPLHDCALASQDSGCDGQAGEPMEGEPCVTPATPVSVTSTSVQSGPSDPGRLSYGMAEHMTGSWTDLSENIGAGGGTGPDVMGRKPGGIEPVTQARNVDSHEGISEPGRAKSQGREAETGAASESFSEGKETHRLPVEAPELYTDKEMKVGPEEDPMEDVPTVTTGAMIASLGERQGMTVAMKTPRAALHGASTATRAPEPDSQTGTHLAGERRDLILEERPDLHGGKEGELRESFPDLGAPLLGQETETTRPSSSSPHSILTNSPLTSIPPSVWRSSRDDSSLPPSGLEAAGPASPHPQDGETAFALPDPLLPDLGPALTGSSRQDDPDSLWTEPLQQNGAVDASAPPMQDASTEGTMSSEDLPLIFEPFDDVTPEGAGVATASLAPSNSQLSVSMATTGMLLSKVEFDQVDTGDTGPSRVPPLVLPDWTSPWQTSGAEISEPICPSGPPIDPPPSETEQPGGSETIQNPEETPPTSEPNPTSIASQQTTMTTVTKTTNLPVVKSGLEELESEEEPEVDEEDENTEESEEEDSEEEQKESPIPAPTRPPYSLIPPPPVWVQRNQGLMRSWVELIREKAGYVSGMLAPVGIGIMGALLIVGALYSIRMIHRKRRNSFKHQRRRKARHTEQPREPSSNGQDQAMLLADSSEDEF